DNA from Candidatus Izemoplasma sp.:
TTAAATAACATGAATATTGTTTATCTACATCATAATAATAAATATTATCATAACTGAACGTACGTTCAATAGGATCTCCTGGATGCTCAACAGTTTTACTAAAATCGACTGTTTCACGTTTTACACGTGGCGGTGTTCCTGTTTTCAACCGCTGTGTCTCAAATCCAAGTTCTCTTAGCTGTGGACTAAGTCCAAGTGATGGTTTTTGTTTATCAGGTCCTTCTTTTTTAAAGACGTCTCCAACCATGATTTTAGATTGCATGTATGTCCCTGTAGTAATGATAATCTTTTTTCCTAAATAAGTGTCTCCATTGGCTAATTTGACTCCTATTACTTGATTATTTTCAAACAATAATTTCTCAACATAGGCTTCGATGACATCTAAATTCTCTTGGGTAAATATGGTTTCTTTCATTTCTTTTGAATATCGGACCTTATCACTTTGTGCTCGTAATGCCCTGACGGCTGGACCCTTAGATATGTTTAAAAGACGCATTTGAATTTGAGTTTTATCGGCATTTCTTGCCATCTCTCCTCCAAGCGCATCTATTTCTCTTACTACAATACCTTTCGCTGGTCCACCAACCGATGGATTACACGGCATTGAGGCAATCATGTCTAGATTACCTGTGACCAATAAGGTCTGATGACCTTTTCTTGCAGCAGCTAAACATGCTTCACTACCCGCATGTCCTCCACCGACGACAATTACTTCATACATAAATATCACCTGTACGTTATATTTTATTACTATTTTTTTAAATAGTAAAGCATATCACCATGTGATTCTTTTATTCTACAAGAAACTAAGGTATAATGAAACAAAAGAATGTAAATTGGATGTGAAAACATGGAAGATAAAACGGTTTTAATTATTGAAGATGAACCAACGATTAATCGTATTGTCTCAAATTATTTTGCGAATGAAAACTATACTGTATTAAGTGCTTTAGATGGCTTTAGAGGACTTCAATTATTCAGCCAAAACCAAGTTGATATTGTCTGTTTGGATATTATGATGCCAAATGTGAATGGTTGGGATGTCGCAAAGACTATTAGAGAAAGCAGCAACGTTCCAATAATTATGATGAGTGCGCTATCCGAAGAAGAAGACATCTTAAAAGGATATTCTCTCAAAGTCGATGACTATATAACAAAGCCTTTCAATCCTAAAATACTTGTCGCAAAAGTGAACAATCTACTAGATAGATTGAATGATGATACGAGTTCTCAGCAAACATCTGGAACGTTAGCGTCTGGTGG
Protein-coding regions in this window:
- a CDS encoding response regulator transcription factor, which codes for MEDKTVLIIEDEPTINRIVSNYFANENYTVLSALDGFRGLQLFSQNQVDIVCLDIMMPNVNGWDVAKTIRESSNVPIIMMSALSEEEDILKGYSLKVDDYITKPFNPKILVAKVNNLLDRLNDDTSSQQTSGTLASGGVKIDLDTHKVYIDNKEIVLSKTEFDLLSYFLKHVGKICSRNLLLDEVWGIDVYVEDRIVDTYIRKLRKILGNKSSYIKTVFGVGYRFEVPDEIS